The genomic interval CGGAAGATGAGCTGAAACAAACTAAAGCTTTTGTTTCGTTCTATCATAATACCGGAAAAAATATCCGAGTAATTATCTATCGTCTTTAATTGGTGGGAAAGATTCCGGTAGTTAAAATGATATAAGTCGTGTTTCATATACTGTGTTTTTCCTTCGACACTTACCCTTCCATGCGGATTTGTACCCTGCCACCTTCCACGTCCCCTTTTGAAGAGACGTAATTGATAATCAGGATACCAGTCGCCATGAAATATCCAGCGTCCCAGGTAACTGCTTCGTCTGGGGAAAAAAAACCCGTCTGCCGTTTCACGGCTCTTGAGAACATTTTGTATTTCCTTTGTAAGTTCTGGTGACAATCTCTCATCGGCGTCAAGGCAAAGCAGCCAGTCTTTCGTTGCCAGCCCTATCGTATGGTTCTTCTGGTCGATATTCCCGCCCCATGCACGCCGATAAACATGTTCCGTATATTCTTTGCATATATCTACCGTTTTATCCGTGCTGAAAGAATCCACAACGATGATTTCGTCTGCCCATTTGACGCTTTCAAGGCAATCACGAATTCTTGATTCTTCATTAAAAGTAATGATACAGACAGAGACAGGATACGTTCGGGTCATTTTTCT from Candidatus Kuenenia stuttgartiensis carries:
- a CDS encoding glycosyltransferase family 2 protein, giving the protein MTRTYPVSVCIITFNEESRIRDCLESVKWADEIIVVDSFSTDKTVDICKEYTEHVYRRAWGGNIDQKNHTIGLATKDWLLCLDADERLSPELTKEIQNVLKSRETADGFFFPRRSSYLGRWIFHGDWYPDYQLRLFKRGRGRWQGTNPHGRVSVEGKTQYMKHDLYHFNYRNLSHQLKTIDNYSDIFSGIMIERNKSFSLFQLIFRPLYKFIKVYILKRGFLDGLPGFILAITNAFYIFVKYVKLWERTHGNGREKKQNEKTV